Part of the Engystomops pustulosus chromosome 4, aEngPut4.maternal, whole genome shotgun sequence genome is shown below.
gaatgggctttaatatCCCCCGGAAGGGAAGTGTTTGTGGTCTTGTAGCAGAGAGATATAGTGGATTTTATCCATCTGGCTAAGGTTGCCTTTGAGGCTTTCAACCCTCTATTCTTTCCCCCAAAGTTAACTAGTAAACTGGAATCTTTACACCACTCTTTTGTTGCTTCTAAGTAAAAGAGAACACATCTCCTAACATCTAAGGTTTGCCACTTCCTTTCCCGTTCAGATTTAGGATTAGCACAGAAggagggaagaataatttcctGTTTACGGTGGAATTCAGACACAACTTtagggaggaagaggggatctaGTTTGAGAATTATTTTGTCATCTAAGATATTTAAAAAGGGTTCTCTGCGAGAGAGGGCCTGGATTTCACCCAATCTGCGTGCTGTGGTAATTGCTATCAGGAAGATAGTTTTAAATGTGAGGATTTTTATGTTTGCAGAATCCAGAGGctcaaaggggggctctgtgagaATATTCAGGACCAGAGAGAGATCCCAAGAAGGGACTGGGTTGTGTATACGTGGTTTAATACGGGAACAGCCCTTAATGAATCTCCTGATCCATCTGTGATCTGCTAAGGGAAGGTCAAAATATATACTTAAAGCCGAAATCTGGACCTTAAGGGTGCTTGGTTTAAGACCTAGAGAAAACCCAGCCTGTAAGAAATCTAAAATTTGGCCTAAGTTTGGAttttctggagaaggaggataatCCCCACACCAAGTACagaattttttccagatcttggcataaatagcgttagtcactggtttcctgcttgcttgaATAGTGTCGATCACTCCGGTAGAAAGGCCTTTGGTCATTAGGTAtgccctctcaggatccaggccgtaAGCTTTAGATGTCGCACGTCCTGATGAAACAGTGGACCCTGTAGAAGAAGATCCTGACGATAAGGAAGATGAACAGGATTATCTATAGCTAGTTCCTGAATAACCGggaaccaacttctttttggccagaatGGAGCAATAAGGATTAATAATGCCCGTTCTGATCTTAGTTTCTGCAAGATTTTGGGAATTagaggtatgggagggaaggcatagaCTAACCCCGACCCCCATGTATGACTGAAGGCATCTAACCCCGTAGGAGAGCCCCTATGGTCTAAAGAAAAGTATTTAGGGGATTTATTATTTAGATAGGTTGCGAAAAGATCTAAGGTTGGGGTCCCCCAGATATGACAGATTTCCCCGAAAGTTTGTGGGTTTAAAGACCATTCATGAGGATCTAATGTAACCCGGCTTAAGAAGTCTgcttctatattttctgtacctTTGAGATGGATAGCTGAGAGGGATAGAAAGTGTGTTTCTGCCCACCTAAAAATTTGATGTGATAACTCAGACAAAGATTTAGACTTTGTGCCCCCTTGCCTGCGCAAATAAgctactgtagtagtgttatcagAGAGGATTCTTATGTGTTGATTTTTTATATGCAAGTGGCCCTTTTTGaatgtttctaggactgccttTAACTCCCGAAAGTTTGAGGACCTAGAACAAGTCTGGCTGTCCCACTGACCCTGAAAATAGTGGCCTGCCAACGCAGCCCCCCAACCTGACAGGCTTGCGTCTGTTTGAATTGTTAAGATTgggtttggattccaccaaactcCCTTCTTTAAGTTTATGGGATTCTTCCACCAGGATAGTGAATGTTTGACTAAAAGGGGAATCTTTACCTtgtggtctagatgtagagggtttTTGTCCCACACCCGGATAGTCCAAGCCTGCATAGTCCTTGTGTGGTTTTGAGCCCAAGACACGCACTGGATACAGGACGTCAGAAGGCCCAGAAGACTCAGAGCTGCTCGAATGCTGCACGACTCTTTCCTCTGGAAGAGACTtatgttttcctttattttttggatcttttctaaCGGTAGGAAAGAACTCTGCTTCACGGAATCTAGTTTTACCCCTAGAAATTTTTTCACCATCTCTGGTTTTAAATCTGATTTTTTCCTGTTTATGACCCAACCTAAGTCCTGGAGGAGACCTATGACTAACTGAAGGTGGGTCTTTAGGTCTGATTTGGTCTTTGCAACTAGAAGAAGGTCGTCTAGGTAAGGAACTATAATTATGCCCTTCAATCTTAGGTGGGCCACTacctctgccataatttttgtaaaaatacggGGTGCCGAAGAGATCCCAAATGGTAGGGCTTTGAActgaaaatgaagtatttttccccCCGGGGAACGAACTGTGAATCTTAGGTATTTTTGGTGATCCTGGCAAATAGGGACGTGATAGTACGCGTCTTTTAGATCGATCgtacaaagaaaataattttttcctatcAAGGGGGTCGCTGACTTTATCGACTCCATCTTGAAGTGTTTGTACTTTAtaaatttgtttagtttttttagatttataattagacggtaagacccattgggtttttttatcaaaaagagaggggaataaaatccttcccctTTTTCTATCTCCTGGACTGGAACAATCACATCCATCCGAAGCAATTGTTGGATGTTGGTCCAGAGATGGAGAGTTTGACTTTCTGGCAGATTTGGGTTCTGAAAATGTTGTGggggaatatggagaaattctACCCTGTAACCTGACTGGATGGTCTGGAGAATCCAAGggttttggcagattttttcccATTCGGGCCTGAAATGGGAAAGTCTCCCCCCCACCTGTACGTCATTGTTTCCTCTGCTTGTGGTCGGGGTTAGAGAAAAACCCTCGACCTGCGCCTCCTTTTGTGTAGCTCCATCTACCTGTCTTTCCTTTGCCCCTAAAGGGAGGTTTCTCTTCCCTGGAGGAACGAAAGGGAAAGGGAAAGGGAGGTTTTTTAGGGGGAATTCTATTAATcggaaaccccttttttctgtctgcagcATTTTCTAGTATAGAGTCTAATTCGCTGCCAAACAAAAACTCACCTTGGAATGGGATACCGCAGAGCATAGACTTAGATTTCGTATCCCCACCCCACTGTTTTAGCCAGAGAGATCTCCGGACAGAATTGGTCAAGGCCGCCTCTTTGGCCGAAAACCTTAAAGCTTCAGCAGAAGCATCTGCTAAAAAGGCTGTGGCAGATTTGAGGAGGGGTAAAGACTCTATAATGGAATCCCTAGAGGTTTTATTTACCAGGTGTGATTCCAATTCTGACAACCAAAAATATAAAGTCCTGGCGACAGAAGTGGAGGCAATGTTGGTCTTAATATTTAAAGAAGACGTCTCCCAAGCCCTTTTAAGTAAGGCATCAGATTTACGGTCAAGGGGGTCTTTTAATTGGGCACTATCTTCAAATGGGAGATCCGTCTTTTTTACTACTTTAGCCACTTGAATGTCGACTTTAGGTATTTCCTCCCATAAAGTATTGTCCTCAAATTGTAATCTATTTCGGAATTCTTTGGGGATAGAAATTCTTTTTTCTGGCTCCTTCCATTCTGATAACACCAAGTCTTTTAGTGTGTCAATTACAGGAAAGAAACTTTTCTTTCTGTATTTGAGTCCCCCAAAGAGATCACTCTGTACAGAGGTTGgttcagacacatcctctatttctAGTGTGTTTCTCAAGGCTTTTAATAAGCTGTCTAGATCCTCGGACGCAAACAAATACTTTGTGTGCCCCTGATCTTTTGAATGTCCCCCCTCTAGACTTTCTTCCGGTCTATCATCTAAAGAACAGGAAGGGAAATCTGAGTCTTGATCAGAAGAGGAAGACTGAACGTATCTAGGTTTTTTCCTAGGTGGTTCGGGTAAAtgagcagcaatagaggaggaaacTTCTTCCTTTATTGCGGACCTTATTTCGTCCATTAATGACGACCTTTCCTCTTTTAAAATTTTGGTCAGACAATCTGAACACAGGCTTTTCCTATAGTCCTCTGGTAATTTAGAACTACATAAGCCAcatcttttagagggttttttaaggggtttttcTCTTTAGGTTCTTTCTGCCCTTTTCCCTAAGAGAAGCATACATGATAACAGTTAATAACAGGTATGAAATGTATGGTGAGAGAGAAGAGGacagcccagggcttgtacttacgggtaccaggacctggaacaggTTGGATGCGTCATCAGCCATTTTGCTGGAAGCACCAGAGCCACCGACTAGGTTTTCCTTCCAGGAACGCTTAAATTTGATTTTCTCCCGCGTTCTGGAGAGGCTcgtccctcctcccccttccggtTCAAACCGGAAGCGATCGGGCTCCTGGACTGCGCATGCGTCCACGGAGCCGGCTTTCGGGTCCGCCCCCAATGACGCGACCCTGTCGCTCTGACGTGTATACCGGAAGTCGCGTCTGCGGCCGACTTCCGGTACGCGGCCATCCCGGACCACGCACACAAGCAGCACGTGCGCGCGCGCACGTAATCTTACTGGAGCCGGAACCCCTCACCGCCGAGGACCGATGCCCCTCACACACCGGTCCTCCAGCAGAGAAAGGGCCCCAGCACAGGTACCGCTGCATGTCCCCCCCGCAACCACCCAGCATTGGTCTCCCGGGACCGTTGGTTGGGCTGGCAGAACGGGGGGCGGGGAGGAGGTACATTTTGGTGTTCCCCCCACTTGGTTGTGAGGCGGAACCcattaaagtaaaaagtaaaaaagtaaaaggaaaaggtaaaaagtaaaaagtaaaagaaatctcgtgtctccctagggagactctcttgcatcctatatcccgaagggacaggaagacactggtgttgggtgctagggaggagcttttaatctcttgcgcttcctgtccctacaggatataggagcatcctccaggtgggggccgtcatggaacgtggtggaaaaattgatttccttttaaaggagaGAACACTTGTCACCATCAATGTGTCAGAAACAGC
Proteins encoded:
- the LOC140126838 gene encoding uncharacterized protein, whose product is MGKNLPKPLDSPDHPVRLQGRISPYSPTTFSEPKSARKSNSPSLDQHPTIASDGCDCSSPGDRKRGRILFPSLFDKKTQWVLPSNYKSKKTKQIYKVQTLQDGVDKVSDPLDRKKLFSLYDRSKRRVLSRPYLPGSPKIPKIHSSFPGGKNTSFSVQSPTIWDLFGTPYFYKNYGRGSGPPKIEGHNYSSLPRRPSSSCKDQIRPKDPPSVSHRSPPGLRLGHKQEKIRFKTRDGEKISRGKTRFREAEFFPTVRKDPKNKGKHKSLPEERVVQHSSSSESSGPSDVLYPVRVLGSKPHKDYAGLDYPGVGQKPSTSRPQGSTVSSGRATSKAYGLDPERAYLMTKGLSTGVIDTIQASRKPVTNAIYAKIWKKFCTWCGDYPPSPENPNLGQILDFLQAGFSLGLKPSTLKVQISALSIYFDLPLADHRWIRRFIKGCSRIKPRIHNPVPSWDLSLVLNILTEPPFEPLDSANIKILTFKTIFLIAITTARRLGEIQALSRREPFLNILDDKIILKLDPLFLPKVVSEFHRKQEIILPSFCANPKSERERKWQTLDVRRCVLFYLEATKEWCKDSSLLVNFGGKNRGLKASKATLARWIKSTISLCYKTTNTSLPGDIKAHSTRAMATSWAEKRGASLDQICRAATWSSSSTFAKHYRLDIASQEDLAFGRKILQAVVPPK